In one window of Nitrospirota bacterium DNA:
- a CDS encoding radical SAM protein, producing MPYDIVVVWRVLEHCNLTCPFCEFRKNLSFSRTSFSTEEILRFSFLLAEYSRLTNKRILVSWLGGESLLWKGIFDVSRSLKSHGLLVSATTNGTLLGLPDIAEQVVRVFDEITISIDGFNSVHDQLRCQEGLFEKLLEAISRIDKLRATIPSALNTIRVNSILSSVSINDFEKLCRRLGSAGVNQITFNQLISDKKSELYASLGLRPEHLDSLAKIHQLGRPLFEELNVKLLGSDLYFARIQKYISDEPVSIANCYPGSRILFIDQFGRIGPCSFITAQTGIQTSDVHSINDFSLLPDRLRQSILTNHPSQCDNCLDPNVFGKFDNPSVLFNLSQSRISNGQCLVDAAGNCDDRSI from the coding sequence ATGCCATATGACATTGTTGTGGTGTGGCGGGTTCTTGAGCATTGCAATCTAACATGTCCTTTCTGTGAATTCAGGAAGAATTTATCTTTTTCTCGAACTTCGTTTAGCACGGAAGAGATTTTACGATTTTCATTTTTGCTTGCAGAGTATTCTCGCCTGACAAACAAGAGGATCCTAGTGAGTTGGCTAGGTGGCGAGTCTCTTTTGTGGAAAGGCATATTCGATGTATCTCGGAGCCTGAAGAGTCATGGTTTATTGGTTTCTGCGACCACGAACGGTACCCTTTTGGGATTACCAGACATAGCGGAACAAGTAGTCCGTGTGTTTGATGAGATAACAATCAGCATTGATGGATTTAATTCAGTACACGATCAGCTAAGGTGTCAGGAAGGATTGTTCGAAAAGCTTCTAGAGGCGATAAGTAGGATTGATAAACTTCGGGCAACGATTCCATCTGCGCTGAATACTATTAGGGTGAATTCTATTCTTTCGTCGGTTTCGATCAATGATTTCGAGAAACTTTGTCGTCGTTTGGGTTCAGCGGGAGTCAATCAGATCACCTTTAACCAACTTATTAGCGATAAAAAGAGCGAACTATATGCTTCGCTGGGATTAAGGCCTGAACATCTAGATTCTCTGGCGAAGATTCATCAACTTGGTCGTCCATTATTCGAAGAATTAAATGTCAAACTTTTGGGGTCAGATCTTTATTTCGCTCGAATTCAGAAGTATATTTCCGATGAGCCAGTTTCAATTGCCAATTGTTATCCCGGGTCTCGTATTCTTTTCATCGATCAATTTGGAAGGATCGGTCCGTGTAGTTTTATAACTGCTCAAACTGGGATCCAGACAAGTGATGTTCACTCTATTAACGATTTTAGCTTATTGCCGGATAGATTGCGCCAATCTATTTTAACGAACCATCCTTCGCAATGCGATAACTGCTTGGATCCGAACGTTTTTGGTAAATTTGATAATCCATCCGTTCTCTTTAATCTGTCTCAATCTCGAATATCAAATGGACAATGTCTGGTCGATGCCGCTGGAAATTGCGATGATAGATCAATATGA